From the genome of Acetomicrobium thermoterrenum DSM 13490, one region includes:
- a CDS encoding transglycosylase domain-containing protein, which produces MKKTGKDARKGRFALIVIYGLLFLFSILFIVGAGWALKLSFDLPSSEELIAFDPSLSTVIYDRNGKEIARLFKENRTWVSLEKISPWLIKAVLAAEDDNFYDHRGIDIKGIIRAAWVNLTKRGTFQGGSTITQQLARNLFLSREKTLERKMKEVILAYRMERLYSKDQILEMYLNTVYWGHGTYGIYAASYNYFGKDPLTLTLPEAAMLAGLLPGPEYYTPLRHPDRAKVRQSYVLRRMEELGLIASEDVERALETELSFTKKRQPTLNENPAPYFVSYVLFNHLLPKYGPEIVYQGGLKIYTTLDLELQKAAQSAVSKLKSEGALVAIDPNTGEILAMVGGKDFDKSKFNRAVQAYREPGSAFKPIVYTAALSKGIRPVDRALDAPLSFPNGWQPTNYGDKYSGECTLLDALTYSYNTVAVRVAQLIGINEIIETARKMGIGSPYLPYDLSIALGSASVTPMELATAYSVFANGGYRIEPFSIKRVVDFRGKTLESNGPNLVSAIDPSIAVSLRSLLIDVVNNGTGRSAKIPDYEVFGKTGTTNEWHDAWFAGGVPGLVCVVYAGHDDHKTLGYGNTGGRVAAPVWKDFMSQAVKIADLQRHFSLAGIIGEKVLQVEICRDTGYPVSPGCPKGATILLPVDQIPTRNCPYHGDYSSMFLEAYDPNEPKLYLISGDDLLLAEYGMKSPVYASFPRTDEPASKRESFPFPSEIPKPQIVEPKGEPPSEVTKKVPHEPTPEDIEKRYQELLKEYGLVD; this is translated from the coding sequence ATGAAAAAAACCGGCAAGGATGCGAGAAAGGGTCGATTTGCCCTCATCGTAATATACGGTCTGCTATTTCTGTTTTCCATCCTCTTTATTGTCGGCGCCGGGTGGGCTTTGAAGCTGTCCTTCGATTTACCTTCATCAGAAGAGCTTATCGCCTTCGATCCGAGCCTGTCCACAGTGATATATGACAGAAACGGAAAGGAGATTGCCAGGTTATTTAAGGAAAACAGGACCTGGGTGTCGTTGGAGAAGATATCTCCCTGGTTGATAAAGGCCGTTCTAGCTGCAGAAGACGATAATTTCTACGATCACAGAGGAATAGATATAAAAGGAATTATTAGGGCTGCGTGGGTAAATTTGACAAAAAGAGGGACATTTCAGGGAGGTAGTACCATCACCCAACAACTTGCAAGGAATTTATTTCTTTCCAGAGAGAAGACATTGGAGCGAAAAATGAAGGAAGTCATATTGGCCTACAGAATGGAAAGGCTTTACTCTAAGGACCAGATCCTTGAGATGTACCTCAATACTGTATATTGGGGACACGGAACCTACGGCATATACGCCGCTTCCTATAACTACTTCGGAAAGGACCCTTTGACTTTGACGTTACCCGAGGCAGCCATGTTAGCCGGTTTGCTTCCTGGACCGGAATACTACACCCCTTTAAGGCACCCCGATAGAGCAAAAGTAAGACAGTCTTACGTACTTAGGAGAATGGAAGAATTGGGATTAATTGCCTCGGAGGATGTCGAGAGGGCTCTTGAAACGGAACTGTCTTTCACCAAAAAAAGGCAACCTACGTTAAACGAAAATCCAGCTCCATATTTCGTTTCTTATGTACTATTCAATCATCTGCTCCCAAAATATGGACCGGAAATTGTATATCAAGGCGGTTTGAAAATTTACACAACACTCGACCTAGAGCTTCAAAAGGCTGCTCAAAGCGCCGTATCTAAACTCAAAAGCGAAGGGGCCCTTGTGGCAATTGATCCAAATACCGGCGAGATTCTCGCTATGGTTGGAGGCAAGGACTTCGACAAAAGTAAATTCAACAGGGCCGTCCAAGCTTACAGAGAGCCGGGGTCGGCGTTTAAACCCATCGTATATACAGCTGCCCTCAGCAAGGGCATCCGACCTGTAGATCGAGCTCTTGACGCCCCCTTATCCTTTCCAAATGGTTGGCAACCAACTAATTATGGAGACAAATATAGCGGAGAGTGTACCTTGCTTGACGCGCTGACCTATTCTTACAACACGGTAGCCGTTCGCGTTGCCCAATTGATAGGTATAAACGAAATTATCGAAACGGCAAGAAAGATGGGCATAGGAAGCCCCTATCTGCCTTATGACCTGTCGATAGCTCTTGGGTCAGCCAGCGTGACGCCAATGGAACTAGCAACGGCATACAGTGTTTTCGCTAATGGCGGATATCGAATAGAACCCTTCTCGATCAAAAGAGTGGTCGATTTCAGGGGAAAAACCCTGGAGTCAAATGGCCCAAACCTAGTAAGTGCCATAGACCCCTCAATAGCTGTTTCCCTTCGATCCCTTTTGATAGACGTGGTAAACAACGGAACCGGAAGATCAGCCAAAATTCCCGACTACGAAGTTTTTGGAAAGACGGGAACTACTAATGAGTGGCATGACGCATGGTTTGCAGGAGGCGTCCCCGGTCTGGTATGCGTCGTATATGCCGGACATGACGACCATAAAACTCTTGGTTACGGTAATACCGGAGGTCGCGTAGCTGCCCCCGTATGGAAGGATTTTATGTCCCAAGCCGTAAAGATTGCCGATCTGCAAAGACATTTCTCCCTTGCGGGGATAATAGGCGAAAAGGTTTTACAGGTGGAAATATGTCGTGACACTGGATATCCTGTAAGTCCGGGCTGCCCAAAGGGAGCAACGATTTTGCTTCCCGTCGATCAAATACCTACAAGAAACTGTCCTTATCACGGAGATTATAGCAGTATGTTTCTAGAAGCCTACGATCCTAACGAACCAAAGCTTTATCTTATATCCGGAGATGACCTGTTGCTTGCGGAATATGGGATGAAATCGCCTGTCTACGCATCTTTCCCGAGAACTGATGAGCCAGCTTCGAAAAGGGAGTCCTTCCCGTTCCCTTCGGAGATTCCCAAGCCTCAAATAGTGGAACCAAAGGGCGAACCTCCCTCTGAGGTAACCAAGAAGGTACCCCACGAACCTACTCCGGAAGATATCGAAAAACGATATCAGGAATTGCTCAAGGAGTATGGGTTGGTAGATTAA
- a CDS encoding pyruvoyl-dependent arginine decarboxylase — MLPIPTKFTLVVGHGEGDKKLTAFDAALLDAGIGNMNLLRVSSVLPPKCAFENVFKLPAGSLLPIAYGSLTSDVPGEIISAAIGVGIPEDPSSFGMIMEFSGFCTKDEAALKVEEMVREAFAMRSLALKEVKVKSIEHKVERCGSVIAACPLFYETTGGGY, encoded by the coding sequence ATGCTACCAATTCCAACGAAATTTACCCTGGTGGTTGGCCATGGAGAAGGCGATAAGAAGTTGACCGCCTTCGACGCCGCTCTTCTGGATGCTGGCATAGGAAATATGAACCTACTGCGGGTTAGCAGTGTACTGCCTCCGAAATGTGCCTTTGAAAATGTTTTCAAACTACCTGCCGGTTCGTTGCTTCCTATAGCGTATGGATCTTTGACGAGCGATGTTCCCGGTGAAATCATCTCGGCGGCGATTGGCGTTGGGATTCCGGAAGATCCCTCTTCTTTTGGAATGATCATGGAATTTTCCGGCTTTTGCACCAAGGATGAAGCGGCGCTTAAGGTGGAGGAAATGGTCCGTGAAGCATTTGCAATGCGTAGTTTGGCCTTGAAAGAGGTAAAGGTCAAGTCAATAGAGCATAAAGTAGAACGATGCGGTTCTGTAATCGCGGCATGCCCTCTCTTTTATGAAACTACAGGTGGAGGATATTAA
- the speE gene encoding polyamine aminopropyltransferase — translation MGAMERRVADLWFTEYQTPNLRLGLRIKDVLLNKQSPYQHILVVDTDQYGKVLVLDGAIQLTETDEFCYHEMMAHLVLCAHPCPERVLVIGGGDGGVVREAIKHEAVKKVTLVDIDEDVINTSRTFFPNVSCALEDERVEIKPMDALLYVKEHFNEFDIVIIDSTDPVDFASGLFEPEFYKDVHKALKDDGLMIAQTESPFAEPKLLSEAFKGLRSVFENVYLAWGVVPTYPTGFWTYSVGSKSIDPRIQRRSAPKGTKYYSDDMHPLAFKLPPFVREIIDGDNLKGAKAD, via the coding sequence ATGGGCGCGATGGAACGCAGGGTAGCAGATCTGTGGTTTACGGAATATCAAACGCCGAATCTAAGGCTTGGTCTGAGGATTAAAGATGTGCTTTTGAATAAACAATCGCCCTATCAGCACATATTGGTAGTTGATACTGATCAATACGGCAAGGTCTTGGTTTTGGACGGAGCTATTCAGCTCACCGAAACCGATGAATTCTGCTACCACGAAATGATGGCTCACTTGGTGCTATGTGCACACCCCTGTCCTGAGCGGGTATTGGTCATTGGAGGTGGGGACGGAGGAGTTGTGCGCGAGGCAATAAAGCATGAGGCCGTGAAAAAAGTAACATTAGTGGACATTGACGAAGACGTCATTAATACATCGCGGACCTTTTTCCCAAACGTTTCTTGCGCTTTAGAGGACGAGAGAGTCGAAATCAAGCCCATGGATGCCCTTTTATACGTAAAAGAGCATTTCAACGAGTTCGATATCGTAATAATCGACAGCACCGATCCCGTAGATTTTGCCAGCGGCCTTTTCGAACCAGAATTTTATAAGGATGTTCACAAGGCGTTAAAGGACGATGGGTTAATGATAGCTCAGACGGAATCCCCCTTTGCTGAGCCTAAGTTGCTCAGCGAGGCCTTTAAGGGCTTAAGAAGCGTCTTCGAAAACGTCTATTTGGCTTGGGGTGTTGTACCAACCTATCCCACCGGTTTTTGGACCTATTCAGTGGGAAGCAAAAGTATTGATCCCAGAATTCAAAGAAGATCGGCACCAAAAGGTACAAAATATTATAGTGATGATATGCATCCTTTAGCCTTTAAGTTGCCTCCCTTTGTTCGGGAAATTATAGATGGGGACAACTTGAAGGGGGCAAAAGCGGATTGA
- the speB gene encoding agmatinase — translation MTRFLESGSGFASAEWVMFGAPSDATVSRRGGAQYAPDVIRCESHHIESYSPSLGGDLKDVSFVDLGNVFLSPGDVQSYLTKVEKVVTSFAGKGKRILMIGGDHLVSLAGVRGVISKYSDLHVLHFDAHADLRDFYLGSRYSHATVMRRVAECLAKSKRLHQFAIRSGSKEEIEWGKRNTDLHLMQLSEPLRKVIDEIGDSPVYVSLDIDVLDPSVAPGTGTPEPNGIGVSDLFDVLRYMKGLNVVGFDLVEISPPNDVNNITSLLGAKIVREVLITLGGDSVDQ, via the coding sequence TTGACTCGATTTTTGGAGAGCGGGTCTGGTTTCGCTAGTGCCGAATGGGTGATGTTTGGCGCTCCCTCCGATGCTACGGTATCGAGAAGAGGGGGAGCTCAATATGCTCCTGATGTCATCAGATGTGAATCCCATCACATCGAGAGCTATTCTCCATCCCTCGGTGGAGATCTTAAGGACGTATCCTTTGTCGATCTGGGAAATGTCTTTCTATCGCCCGGCGATGTGCAAAGCTATTTGACGAAAGTTGAGAAGGTGGTCACTTCCTTTGCAGGCAAAGGAAAGAGGATTTTGATGATCGGAGGAGATCACCTGGTAAGTCTTGCCGGGGTTAGAGGCGTGATTTCAAAGTATTCCGATCTGCACGTACTTCATTTCGATGCCCATGCCGATCTGCGCGATTTTTATTTAGGAAGCAGATACAGCCATGCTACTGTCATGCGAAGGGTAGCCGAATGTTTGGCCAAGTCAAAAAGGTTGCACCAATTTGCGATACGTTCTGGTTCTAAGGAGGAAATCGAATGGGGGAAAAGAAACACCGATCTTCATTTGATGCAGCTATCTGAGCCTTTGAGAAAGGTGATAGACGAAATTGGCGATAGCCCCGTATATGTAAGCCTGGACATAGATGTACTGGACCCTTCTGTAGCTCCCGGAACCGGCACTCCTGAACCGAACGGCATAGGCGTTTCAGACCTTTTCGACGTCCTTAGGTATATGAAGGGATTGAACGTAGTAGGCTTTGACCTGGTAGAGATTTCTCCCCCAAATGACGTGAATAATATAACGTCTTTATTGGGGGCAAAAATTGTACGCGAGGTTTTAATCACGTTGGGAGGTGACAGCGTTGACCAATAA
- the speD gene encoding adenosylmethionine decarboxylase: MTALTNNQALGRHILMEAYDCEYDVLDDMRGIQNAMIEAAERTGATVVDVAFRKFEPYGVSGVVVISESHLAIHTWPEFGYAAIDLFTCGDKADPWKAFEYLSNHFKPKKITTMEIRRGNLIASDNKNCVSIDSAKEAFSGK, from the coding sequence GTGACAGCGTTGACCAATAATCAAGCGCTTGGAAGACATATTTTGATGGAAGCTTACGATTGCGAGTACGATGTGCTCGACGATATGAGGGGAATTCAAAATGCCATGATCGAAGCAGCAGAACGTACCGGTGCCACTGTAGTGGATGTGGCATTCAGGAAATTCGAACCTTACGGTGTTAGCGGTGTTGTGGTGATTTCGGAATCGCACCTGGCCATTCATACCTGGCCGGAATTTGGTTACGCTGCTATCGACCTCTTCACTTGCGGTGATAAAGCGGATCCCTGGAAAGCGTTCGAATATTTGTCCAATCATTTTAAACCGAAGAAGATAACGACAATGGAGATAAGGAGAGGTAATCTCATAGCCTCTGATAATAAAAATTGCGTATCGATTGATTCAGCAAAAGAGGCCTTCAGCGGCAAGTAA
- a CDS encoding arginine deiminase, producing MDDSGRKLYVGSEIGKLRRVLLHRPGLELSRLTIDNKDELLFDDILWVEEAQKEHDAFADLLRDNGIEVVYFRNCLAHILKEDETRKCLLDEVLALEALDHHLKESLIKALFEMPPAELSEVLIAGLTVSEAKDLVGNVKSLCLLTAEETDFLIKPLPNVLFQRDPFSFIKDGVVISVMRFEARRKEPLYAKYIFNHHPYFSGLKIIYGEETTNVHPYFIEGGDILVLSDEVIAIGISQRTTPGAIQVVGRKLAKELGIKKVLAVDIPKVRVYMHLDTVFTMVDRNCFVIYPGIRDSVRVWEISYDENGRVVDLTESEDLLETMKRNLQLDTINFVQTGGGDPIAAAREQWNDGTNTFAIAPGVVVTYRRNTVTNQELRANGIKVYEIKGAELGRGRGGPRCMSMPLLRD from the coding sequence GTGGATGACAGCGGCAGAAAATTGTATGTAGGCTCGGAAATCGGAAAGCTTAGAAGGGTGCTTCTTCACAGGCCCGGTTTGGAGTTGTCCCGTTTGACCATCGATAACAAGGACGAATTGCTCTTTGACGATATCCTTTGGGTGGAAGAAGCTCAGAAGGAGCACGATGCCTTCGCTGATCTGCTACGGGATAACGGCATTGAGGTAGTTTATTTTCGTAATTGCTTAGCTCATATATTGAAGGAAGACGAAACTCGTAAGTGTCTGCTCGATGAGGTGCTAGCTTTGGAGGCGCTGGATCATCATTTGAAGGAATCCCTTATCAAGGCTTTGTTTGAGATGCCTCCAGCCGAACTTTCCGAAGTACTCATTGCCGGCTTGACTGTTTCAGAGGCCAAAGATCTCGTAGGCAACGTAAAAAGCCTCTGCTTATTGACGGCGGAAGAGACTGATTTTCTGATCAAACCCCTTCCGAATGTCCTTTTTCAGCGCGACCCCTTCTCGTTTATAAAAGACGGGGTCGTTATAAGCGTCATGCGTTTCGAAGCTAGAAGGAAAGAGCCTTTATATGCAAAGTACATATTCAATCACCATCCCTATTTTTCGGGTTTGAAGATAATTTATGGAGAGGAAACGACCAATGTACACCCCTATTTCATAGAAGGCGGAGACATATTGGTTTTATCTGACGAGGTCATAGCCATTGGGATAAGCCAGAGAACAACCCCCGGAGCAATACAGGTAGTGGGGCGTAAGCTTGCAAAGGAGTTGGGCATAAAGAAAGTCTTGGCTGTTGACATTCCCAAGGTTCGAGTCTATATGCATTTGGATACAGTGTTCACAATGGTAGATAGAAACTGTTTTGTGATATATCCGGGCATTAGGGACAGCGTGCGAGTCTGGGAAATATCCTATGACGAAAATGGAAGGGTAGTAGATTTGACTGAATCTGAAGATCTTTTAGAGACCATGAAACGCAACCTGCAACTGGATACGATCAACTTCGTTCAAACCGGTGGCGGTGATCCCATTGCTGCTGCAAGAGAACAATGGAACGATGGCACAAACACCTTTGCCATAGCGCCGGGAGTGGTAGTGACATACAGGCGAAATACGGTCACAAACCAAGAGCTTAGAGCCAATGGGATAAAGGTGTATGAGATTAAAGGGGCAGAGCTTGGGCGCGGGCGAGGCGGACCTAGATGCATGTCCATGCCTTTGCTTAGAGATTAA
- the argF gene encoding ornithine carbamoyltransferase produces MPVNLRGRHLLWLKDYQPEEIRFLLDLAVSLKAKKRSGVKGNLLAGKNVALIFEKPSTRTRCAFTVACLDEGGHAEYLGKNDIQLGHKEDVRDTARVLGRMFDGIQFRGFKQSTVEELARFAGVPVWNGLTDSYHPTQALADVMTIQENFGDVKGLKLVYVGDGRNNVANSLMIISSKLGMHFVIAAPKELYPNEALLKECRSEGEKHGAVIEVFEDPREAVKGAHAVYTDVWASMGEEEKLAERIKLLRPYQVNSDLMSLADKDAIFLHCLPAVKGNEVTEEVFESAQSKVFDEAENRLHTIKAVIVATIGNL; encoded by the coding sequence ATGCCTGTTAATTTACGTGGACGTCATTTGCTGTGGTTGAAAGATTATCAGCCTGAGGAGATAAGGTTTCTTTTGGATTTAGCCGTTTCGCTGAAGGCAAAAAAAAGATCGGGTGTCAAGGGTAATTTGTTAGCCGGAAAAAACGTGGCATTGATTTTCGAAAAGCCATCGACGAGGACCAGATGCGCCTTTACCGTGGCCTGCCTCGACGAAGGAGGGCATGCCGAATATCTGGGCAAGAATGACATCCAACTTGGCCACAAGGAGGATGTCAGAGACACTGCCAGGGTATTGGGCAGGATGTTTGACGGAATACAGTTTAGAGGTTTTAAGCAGTCTACAGTGGAAGAACTGGCCAGATTTGCCGGTGTTCCCGTCTGGAACGGGCTTACCGATAGTTACCATCCAACGCAGGCTTTGGCCGATGTGATGACAATCCAGGAAAATTTCGGTGACGTAAAGGGATTGAAACTTGTGTACGTTGGAGACGGAAGGAACAACGTCGCCAATTCTTTGATGATAATTTCCTCCAAGTTGGGGATGCATTTCGTTATAGCTGCTCCCAAAGAGCTCTATCCTAACGAAGCGCTGCTTAAAGAGTGCAGGTCGGAAGGAGAAAAGCACGGCGCTGTTATAGAAGTCTTTGAAGATCCTCGTGAAGCCGTAAAGGGGGCTCATGCGGTCTATACTGACGTTTGGGCATCTATGGGAGAGGAGGAAAAACTTGCCGAACGTATCAAGTTGTTGAGGCCCTATCAGGTAAATAGCGATTTAATGAGTCTTGCTGACAAAGACGCCATATTTTTGCACTGCCTGCCGGCGGTCAAGGGCAACGAGGTTACTGAAGAAGTTTTTGAATCTGCGCAATCGAAGGTATTCGACGAAGCCGAAAACAGGCTTCATACTATAAAGGCTGTAATTGTAGCAACGATAGGCAATCTATAA
- the nikR gene encoding nickel-responsive transcriptional regulator NikR produces MEELVRFSISIPKSLLDEFERWLHSHGMVNRSEALRQMMRSFIAQSKWESQEGIVSGTVTVIYDHHRHDAVSEITSIQHKYGHIIVCTTHVHIDHSNCLEAIILLGEIDEIKRFLIDLNSLKGIKEIRTSMVNI; encoded by the coding sequence ATGGAAGAGCTCGTTAGGTTTAGCATATCCATACCTAAATCATTGTTGGACGAATTTGAAAGATGGCTTCATAGCCATGGCATGGTCAACCGTTCCGAGGCCCTGAGACAGATGATGCGATCTTTCATAGCCCAATCTAAATGGGAATCCCAGGAAGGTATAGTGAGCGGTACTGTAACGGTAATATACGACCATCACAGACACGACGCCGTTTCTGAAATTACATCCATTCAACACAAATACGGTCATATAATAGTTTGCACTACCCACGTTCATATAGATCATTCCAACTGTCTTGAGGCAATCATATTATTAGGAGAAATCGACGAGATCAAAAGATTCCTGATCGACTTAAATTCATTAAAGGGGATAAAGGAAATAAGAACTTCAATGGTAAACATATAA